Genomic window ([Empedobacter] haloabium):
ACGGAATCCTTCGGCGCCTCGGCGGCCGGAGCCGCGGCCTTGTCCTGGGCGAGGGCGGCAGGGGTCAGCGCGGGAACAGCGGACAGGCCGATGGCAGCCAGGAGCAGGCTAATGCGAGCGATACGGAACTGAGGCATGATGAAATGATCCTTCAATCAAGTAGACAAACACTTATTGTCCCATAAAATTGCCCGCAACCGTGGTTCAAATGGACAGTTTTGTAACACCCTGTTTCAGCGCGCGTCCCTCCGCGTCGAACACGTGAACGGCCCCCGGCGGCAGGTGCAGCGCAATGGCGTCGCCGGGCCGCGGCACCGGCCCGTCGGCCGCGTGCCGCAGGGCGATCGGCGCCGTCGCGCCGGGCGCGGTGGCATGTACCAGCAGTTGGTCGCCCAGGTACTCGACGTGGCTGACGACGCCCTCCAGGCGGTTGCCCGCGTCCGCGCCGGCCACCCGCACGTGCTCCGGCCGAATACCGATGGTTACAAGGGCGCCAGGCGCCGCAGCGTCCGCGTGGATGCCGGTGGCTAGCTGCGCGCCGTCGGCCAGCCGCACGGTCAGTGTGTCCGCCGCGGCGGCCACGCTGGCGTCGATCCGGTTCATCTTCGGCGTGCCCAGGAAGCCCGCGACGAACAGATTGGCCGGCTCGTTGTACAACTGCCGGGGCGTGCCGACCTGCTCGATGCGGCCGCCGTTGAACACGACGATGCGCTCGCCCAGGGTCATGGCCTCGACCTGATCGTGCGTCACGTAGATCATCGTCGTCTTCAGTTGCGCGTGCAGGCGCGCCAGCTCCATGCGCATCTGCACGCGCAGGCTGGCGTCCAGGTTCGACAGCGGTTCGTCGAACAGGAACAGGCCGGGCTGGCGCACGATGGCGCGGCCGATCGCCACGCGCTGGCGCTGGCCGCCCGACAGCTCCTTGGGACGGCGCGCCAGCAGGTGGCCGATCTGCAGCACGTCGGCGGCCTGCTGCACGGCGGCGCGGATCGCATCCTTCTTTTGTCCCGCCAGCTGCAGCGCGAACGCCATGTTGTCGTACACCGTCATGTGCGGATACAGCGCATAGGACTGGAACACCATGGCGAGGTCGCGCCGTGCCGGCGGCACGTCGTTGGCGAGGCGGCCGCCGATGTGCAGCTCGCCGCCGCTGATTTCCTCCAGCCCGGCGATCATGCGCAGCAGGGTGGACTTGCCGCAGCCGGATGGGCCCACGAAGACGACGAATTCGCCGTCGCGGATGTCCAGGTCGACACCGTGGATGACGGCGTGCTCGCCATAACGCTTGGCGAGCTTGCGCAGCGACAGGGCCGCCATCAGCCGGCCGCCGCCTGCCTGGCCTCGACTTCGGCCGGCGGTTCGGGCTGCGCGCGCGGCGTCAACGGAATGAACAGCGCCAGCACCGTCACGGGGATGGCGCACACCAGTACCCAGATGAAGAAGTGCTGGTAGCCCAGCGCGGCCTGGATCGCGCCGCTGAAATACTTGAACAGCACGAAGCCCAGCTGCATCACGCCGGTGGACAGGGCATAGTGCGCCGTCTGGTATTTGCCTGGCGCGACCACCTGCATCATGTACAGGATGACGCCGACGAAGCCGAAGCCGTAGCCGAACATCTCCAGGCTCAGGGCCGCGCCGATCACGGTCAGGTCGGTCGGCAGCCAGGTGGACAGGAAGTAGAACACGAGGTTCGGCAGGTTCACCGCCAGGATCAGGAAGATCATCGCGCGGCGCAGGCTGAGCCACGAGGTGAAATAGCCACCCGCGATCGAGCCGACGATGAAGGCGATCGTGCCACCGGTACCGTACACGGTGCCGACCTGCCCGGTCGACAGGCCCAGGCCGCCCTTGTCCAGCGCATCGCGCAGGAACAGCGGGCCGATGGTCTGTACCTGCGCCTCGCCGGCGCGGAACAGGATGATGAACAGGATCGACATCCAGATGCCCGGCTTCCTGAAGTAATCGACGATGACTTCCCACAAGGTGCCGGCGATGCCAGCCACGGTGGTGTTTTCGCTGACGGGATTCTTCGCCAGCGGCAGCACCCAGCTGTGATACGCCGCCAGCGCCACCATCGTGATGGCCAGGATGATGAAGATGGTCGTCCATGCCGCCACGATGCCCTGCGACTTTTCCAGGTGGCCCGCCAGGATGACGAGGCCGCCCAGCGCGATGAAGCGGCCGGCGTTGAAGAAGGTGCCGGTCCAGCCGGCATACTGGGCCTGCTGCTTTTGCGTCAGGCTGGTGATGTAGACGCCGTCGCAGGCGATGTCGTGGGTGGCCGAGCTGATGCCCACGCAGGCCAGCATCGCCACGCTGGCCGCCAGCCAGAAGGGCAGGTGCAGGGCGAGTGCCACCAGCGCGAAGAACAGGCCGCAGGCCAGCTGGAACGTGACGACGACGAGCTTCTTGCTGCTGGCCAGTTCCAGGAAGGGGCTCCACAGCGGCTTGAAGATCCAGGCCATGCCGATGTAGGCGGTCCAGTGCGCGATGTCCTCGTTGGGCACGCCCATGCTCTTGAACATCATGCTGGCGATCAGGGCCACCGAGAAGAACGGCAGGCCCTGGGCCAGGTACATCGTCGGCACCCACGTCAGCGGGCTCTTTTGCTTTTCCATGTTTTCCTCGTCTCGTCTGCGTTTTTCTTGTCACTTATTTGACCGCGCCGTCCATGCCGCGCATGAAGAAGCGCTGCGCGAACAGGAAGGCTGCCAGCGTGGGCAGGATCGTCAGGATCGTGCCCGCCGCGACCACGCGGGTGCTGCTGCCGAACGTGCCGCGCAGGTACAGCACGCCCACCGACAGCGGGAACTCGTCGGGTTTGCTCATCACGATGGACGGCCAGATGTACTCGTTCCATGACTCCACCGCCGTCAGGATGCCCACGGTAGCCAGCCAGGGTGCGACCAGCGGCAGCATGATGCGGGTGAAGATCGTCCATTCGGAGGCGCCTTCCACGCGCGCCGCGTCGATCAGGTCCTGCGGCACTTCCTCGAAGGCCTGCTTCAAGAGCAGGATGGCGACGGCCGTCACCACGTTCGGCAGGATCACGCCGGTGTAGGTATCGACCAGCGACAGCTTGGTCACCGTGATGAAGTTGACGAGGAAGTTGACCTCGGACGGCAGCACCAGGGTCGCCAGGATCAGGCCGAATACCAGCTTGCGGCCCCTGAAGTGCATGCGCGCCAGCGGATAGGCGGCCATCGAGCAGAAGAGCAGCTTCCACAGCACCGTGCAGGCGGCGATGAGGACGGAGTTGCGGAAGAAGTCCCACAGCGGGATCACGCGGAACACCTCGGCGAAGTTGGCCAGCGACGGCGCCTTCGGCCAGAACGTGGGCGGGAACGCGAACACATTGCCCTCGGTGGACAGGGCCGTGACCAGCGTCCACCAGAACGGAAAGACGCACAGCAGCGCGATGGCGACCAGCGCCAGGTAGTGGAGGGTGGTTTTCATCGGTGCTTGGGTTTGAGCCAGCGCAGGCAGCACAGCGCCACGCCTATGCACAGCAGCGAGACCACGAAGCTGGCCGCCAGCGCGCGCGGCAGCTTCAGGTGCTTCAGGCCCTGGTCGTAGGCGTAGTACAGCGCCGTGAAGGTCGAGTTCATCGGGCCGCCCTGGGTCAGCACGTCCACCTCCTGGTAGGCCTTCAGCGCGGCCAGTACCGACAGGATGGTGCAGACGGCGATCGTCGGGCGCAGCATCGGCACGGTGATCTTCCAGAAGCGCTGCCAGCGGTTGGCGCCGTCCAGGACGGCCGCCTCCTGCATGTCCGCCGGCACGGCCTGCAGGGCCGCCAGGTACATCACCATGTACCAGCCCAGGCCGCGCCACATCGTCACGAACATGATGGCGAACAGCGCGATGCCATCGTGCGACAGCCAGCCGACCGGCGCGTCCACCGCGCGCATCAGCAGCAGCACATAGTTCAGCGTGCCCTGTTCGTGGAACATGAAGCCCCACATGATGCCGACCACGGAGACCGTCGTCACGACGGGCACGTAGAAGGCGGCGCGGAACAGGCGGATGCCGGGCAGCTGGTTGTTGACGAGCACCGCCAGCGCCAGGGCGCCGACCTGCACGCACGGCACCATCAAGAGGAACAGTACGGAGTTGACGAGGCCCATGACGAACATCTCGTTGCCGAAGATGTAGCGGAAGTTGTCCAGGCCGACCCAATGCGTGGGGCGGATCAGGCTGTAGTCGGTGAACGCGAGGTAGGAGCCGAAGCCGACGGGCCAGAAGGAGAACACGGCCAGCAGCACTAGGGCCGGGGCCAGGAACAGCCAGGCGGTGAGGGTGGTGCGGGAAGTCAAGGTGCCACCATCATGTTCGAGACCCCAGAACCGAAAACTGGGGTCAGACCCGACGGGTCTGACCCCGGCTTTAAGCCGTTGGGTGTGTAATGCGTCTGCGGCACTTGTTGTCCGAACTGTTTGGTCAGCTTGCGATTCCAGATCGCGACAGCCTGGTCCAGCGCCTGCTGGATATCCTGCCGCCCCGTGACACCGGCTTCGACGGCTTTCACCAGCGTGCGCCGCAATTCGTCGTAGTCGGTCACGCCGGCTACGTACAGGGTGTGCGAATGCGGCATCGAGACGGCGCCGGCCGCCACCGCCTTTTCGGCCGCGCCGGCACCCGGCGGCACCGTCGTGAAGAACGGATCGGACGCGGCGCGTGCGGCGGCCGGGAACACACTGGCGGCCTTGGCAAAGGCCAGTTGGTTGGCATCGTTCGTCAAGTAGCGCGCGAACTTGCCGACCGCTGGCAGCAACGCCTTGTCGACGCCGGCCGGCACGCCGAAGTGGATCAGCCAGCCGCCGTCGGCGATGCCGGTCGGGCCCAGCGGAGCCGGCGCGACGTCGGTCACGGCATAAACATCCTTGGCGTCGAGCGCGATGCGGCCGACGGCCGTCGGTGGCGCCAGCAGCATGCCCAGGCGCCCGCCCTTGTAGGCGTCGATCGCGGCGGGGAAGTTATCCTCGGCGAACAGGCTGTCCTTCAGCAGGCCGCCCACCTTGTAGGTGTCGGCCAGCTTGCGGATCAGCGCCACGTGGGCGGGCGAGTTGAACACGGCGCGGCCGTTGCGAATCACATCCAGGCCCTGCTGCATCATCAGGCCGTCGATCTTGGCCAGGGCGGGGCACAGGCCGGCCTTGCCGGTGCGCTGGGCGATCTGGCGCGCAAACGCCAGCTGCTCGTCCAGGCTGCGCGGCGGATGGGGAATGCCGGCCGCTTGAAAAATCGTCCGGTTGTAGGCGATGACGGCCACGTTGCTGTACAGCGGGAAGCCGTAGGTCTTGCCGCCGAACGTCAGGTCCTGCAGGGTGCTGGGCAGGTAGCGCGCGCGCTCGGGCACCAGCAGTGCATCGACCGGCTGCAGCAGGCCGTCGCGGGCGAATTCGTCCGCCCACGGCACGTTCAGGTTGACCAGCGCCGGCGGCGTGCCGGCGACGATGCGGGTCACCAGTTTGGTCTGGATGATGTCCCAGGGGAAGTCGACCCATTCGACCTTCACGCCCGGGTTGGCCGCCTCGTAGCTGCGCACGATGCCGTCGAAGTAGGGCGTGAATTTCGGCTTCATGCTGAACGTCCAGAATTCGATCTTCTGGACCGGGGCCGCCAGGGCACCCGCCGCGAGCAAGGCGCCGGCGAGGATCAGCATGCGCTTCATCGTCGGTTGGCTCAGTTGGCTCAGTTAGTCTTTGTGACTTTCGACAGATGCCTTGGCCGGTCCGGATCGAGCCCGCGTGCGGCCGACAGCTGCGCCGCCATCACGTAGAACGCCTGGATCGCGACGATCGGATCGAGGTCCGGCGTGGCCGCCACCGGCAGGGTCAGGTCGCGCCTGGCCACGTCGGCCGGCGCCGCCAGCAGCACGCGCGCGCCGCGGCCGCGCATCTCGTCGGCCAGCGCCAGGAGGCCGGCCTGGGTCGGGCCGCGCGTGGCGAAGATCAAGAGCGGATAGCCTTCCTCGATCAGCGCCATCGGGCCGTGCTTGATCTCGGCGCCGGAGAAGGCCTCGGCCTGCAGCGCGGAGGTTTCCTTGAACTTCAGCGCCGATTCCAGCGCGATGGGGAAGCTGATGCCGCGGCCGACGACCATGATGTTGCGGGCCGGCGCCAGCACGTCCAGCGCGGCCGACCAGTCGGACTGGCCCGCCGTGTGCAGCGCTTCCGGCAGCGCGGCCAGGCCGTCCTGCAGTTCCGGGTCGTTCTGCCACTGCGCCACCAGGCGCGCACCGGCCACCAGCGAGGTGATGAAGCTCTTGGTCGCGGCCACGCTCTGCTCCTTGCCGGCGCGCAGCGGCATCGCCCATTCGGCGGCCTGCGCCAGCGGCGAATCGATGTCGTTGACGAGTGCCACGGTGGTGGCGCCGCCGTCGCGGAAGTAGCGGATCGGCTCGACCACGTCCGGACTCTGGCCCGATTGCGAGACGGCGATCGTCAAGGTGTCGCGCGTCATCAGCGGCGACTTGTGCAAGGTGACGAGCGACATCGGCAGCGAGGCGACGATGCGGCCGAGGCGCGCCATGATCAGGTAGGCGATGTAGTTGGACGCATGGTCCGAGCTGCCGCGCGCCACCGTCAGCGCGGTGGTGAACGATGTGCTCCTCAGTTTGCGGCCCAGTTCCGCGTAACGCTCCACGTCGTGCGCCAGTTGCAGCGCGACGCATTCGGACGCGGACAGGGCTTCTTTAAGCATCATTGAGGTCACAACGTTCTCCTTCGATATAGACGGCTTTGAGTTTGAGTTCGCGGTCCAGCACGACGAAATCGGACCACGCTCCCGGCGTGATGCGGCCACGGTCTTCCAGGCCCAGGTAATCGGCCGCGTGCGTGGACACGCGCGCGGAGGCGTCGGCCAGGTCCAGGCCCAGGCCGACCAGATTGCGCAGCGCCTGGTCCAGGGTCAGCGTGCTGCCGGCCAGCGTGCCGTCCGGCAGGCGCACGCCGCCCATGCATTTGTGCACCGTGTGCCGGCCCAGCATGTACTCGCCGTCCGGCATGCCGGTGGCCGCGGTGGAATCGGTCACGCAATACAGGCGCGGGATCGCGCGCAGGGCCGTCTTGATGGCGCCCGGATGCACGTGCAGCAGGTCGGGTATCAGTTCGGCGAACTGCGCATGCGCCAGCGCGGCGCCGACCATGCCGGGCTCGCGGTGGTGCAGGCCGCTCATGGCGTTGAACAGGTGCGTGAAGCCGGAAGCGCCGTGCTCCAGCGCGGCCACGCCGTCGTCGTAGGAACCCAGCGTGTGGCCGATCTGCACGCGCATGCCTTCGTTGGCCAGCTCGCGCACCAGGCCCAGGTGGCCGGCGATCTCCGGCGCCACCGTGATCACGCGCAGCGGGGCCAGCGTCTCCAGGCGCTGGACTTCGGCCAGGGTGGCGGCGCGCGCGTAGTTGGGCTGCGCGCCCAGCTTGCCGGCATTGATGTACGGGCCTTCCAGGTGTGCGCCGAGCACGCGCGCCTCGTTCTTGCCGCGCTCCTTGACGGCCTTGCCGATGGCGGCCAGCGCCACGTCGATGTCTTCCGGCGGCGCCGTCATCGTCGTCGCCAGCAGGCTGGTGGTGCCGTGGCGGGCGTGGATCGCCGCGATTTTATGGATCGCGTCGCCGCCCTCCATCACGTCCTTGCCGGCGCCTCCGTGCACGTGCAGGTCGATGAAGCCGGGCAGGACGTAGTCGTCCGCATTGCCCTTCGGGTCGGCGCTCGCGCCATGGATGTCGGCCACCCGGGTGCCGAAGGTGACGGCGCCGTGGATCCAGCCGCCCGGTGTCAGTATGTTTCCTTTGATGGCATCGTTCATCGACGCGACTCCGCTACGAATTCATAGTAATCACTGCGGCACCACGAGTGGGTCAGTTCCACCGCGGCCCCGCTGTCCAGATAGCTCACGCGCGTGATGTGCAGCATGGCGGTGCCAGGGGCGATATTGGCCAGCCTGGCCTGTTCGATATTGGCGTTGATGGCGCGGATGTGCTGCAGTGCGCGCATCGGCACCGTGCCGTTCGCTTCCAGGTAACCGTACAGCGAATCCGTCACGTTGTGCGGGTTCGGCATGTAGGCGGCCGGGATCGTCGACGTCTCGATGGCCATCACCACGTCGTCGGCCGTGCGCAGGCGTTTCAGGCGCGCCACCGGCATGTTCGGCGACAGGCCCAGCGACAGCAGCTCCAGCGGCGCGGCGATGCCGATCTCGCGTTGCAGCCAGCGCGAGCCGGCCGTGAAGCCGCGCTGGCGCAGCTCCTCGGAGAAGCTGGTCAGGCGCGACAGCGGCTGCTCCAGCTTGGGCGTGATGTAGGTGCCCGAGCCGCGCCGGCGCGTCAGCATGCCGCGGTCGCACAGCATGTCGATCGCCTTGCGTGCCGTCACGCGCGAGATCTGCAGCATCTCCGACAGCACGCGCTCGGACGGCAGCGCCTCGTTGGCGCGCCAGTCGCCGCTGGCGATGCCGTCGGACAGCTTGTTCGCCAGTTGCATGTAGAGAGGGGTATCGCTGGACGCATCGGGACGGAAATCGCGCAACTGGGCTAGCACGGCTTACTCCTTCAGTTGTTGTTGGATCAGGCGCAGGGCGCCTTCGGCCGAATCGCCATGGGCCGGTACCACGGCGGCCAGCAGCTCGGGCGGCAGGAAGGGCCGCATCGGTTCGCCCAGGCCACCGCACAGCGCGATCGGCAGGGTGCCGGTGTCGTCCAGCGCCTGGGCGATCAGCGCGACCTGGCGGCCCGCTTCGAGCATGATGGCGCGCGCCGGCTCGGCGCTGTCGGCGAACTGCAGCACGATGCGCGCCAGCTGGGCGTATTGGGTCTGGCTGGCGTTGGCCAGCCACACCTGGATGCGGTCGCGGCTGCCGCCGCAGGCCTCGATGACGGCATCGGCAAAGGCGTTGCCGGGCACGCGGCCGTCCACCACCTGCTGCACGTGGTTGACGGCGCGCAGGCCGATCCAGGCGCCGCCCGCTTCGTCGCCGGCCGGGAAGCCCCAGCCGCCGACCTGGCGGCGGCTGCCGTCCGGGTACAGGACTTCCCCCACGCTGCCGGTGCCCAGCGCGATGATGGCGCCGGGCTGGCCGGCATGCGCGCCCAGCACCGTGGAATAGGCATCCGTTTCCAGCGCCACGGCGGCATAGCCGGGATTGGCGGCAATGAAGTTGGCGGCCCATTGCGGATTGTGCACGCCGGCCAGGCCCAGGCCCACTGCCAGCGCGCTGCGCCCGGGCTGGGGCAGGGCGGCGGCGGCGAAGGCGGCCGCGATCGCCTCTTCGACGGACTTCCACGCGTTCTGGATGCCGTGCAGCAGGCCGGACGGGCCGGCGCTGCCTTCGGCCAGCAGCGTGCCGTCGGGGCGGGCCAGGCGCACCCGCGTGCCGCTGCCGCCGCCATCGACACCGATGAGATATTCGATCATGTTGACTGTGGTTGTGAGGAGCTGTGGGGCACTATACGGGCGTGCAAACCAGCTTGTCAACAGGTATTTAACTGGTATTGAAAGATGTTGTTAATACGACTAACTGCTGTGCTTGGATGCTGAGATAAGCCATTGATCCTTATGGGATTAGCGCAAAACGTAATGGTATTGAAGTTGGTATTCGATGTGACCGGTTGAGCTAATACCAGCGGGCGCGCCGGCAAAACTGCCCGGTCGCGACCGGGCATCGTGCGGCCACGGCGCGGCGCGGTCAGTCGGCGGCGGCGCCCTCGTGGATGCCGCGGCGGTCCACCAGCACCAGCCGCGCCTGGCCCGGCTGCCCTTTCGGGGCCGCCTGGCGCGACTGCGTTTCGATCTTGCCGCGCACGTTCACGGTAGCGCTGCCGGGGCCGCGGACCGTGATGTTGGCCTGGTCCGCCTGCAGGGCACGGCCGTCCAGGCTGCCCGAGCCCGTCAGCTGCGCGGCCAGCGTGCCCGTCCTGCCGT
Coding sequences:
- a CDS encoding MFS transporter, with translation MEKQKSPLTWVPTMYLAQGLPFFSVALIASMMFKSMGVPNEDIAHWTAYIGMAWIFKPLWSPFLELASSKKLVVVTFQLACGLFFALVALALHLPFWLAASVAMLACVGISSATHDIACDGVYITSLTQKQQAQYAGWTGTFFNAGRFIALGGLVILAGHLEKSQGIVAAWTTIFIILAITMVALAAYHSWVLPLAKNPVSENTTVAGIAGTLWEVIVDYFRKPGIWMSILFIILFRAGEAQVQTIGPLFLRDALDKGGLGLSTGQVGTVYGTGGTIAFIVGSIAGGYFTSWLSLRRAMIFLILAVNLPNLVFYFLSTWLPTDLTVIGAALSLEMFGYGFGFVGVILYMMQVVAPGKYQTAHYALSTGVMQLGFVLFKYFSGAIQAALGYQHFFIWVLVCAIPVTVLALFIPLTPRAQPEPPAEVEARQAAAG
- a CDS encoding BadF/BadG/BcrA/BcrD ATPase family protein; this translates as MIEYLIGVDGGGSGTRVRLARPDGTLLAEGSAGPSGLLHGIQNAWKSVEEAIAAAFAAAALPQPGRSALAVGLGLAGVHNPQWAANFIAANPGYAAVALETDAYSTVLGAHAGQPGAIIALGTGSVGEVLYPDGSRRQVGGWGFPAGDEAGGAWIGLRAVNHVQQVVDGRVPGNAFADAVIEACGGSRDRIQVWLANASQTQYAQLARIVLQFADSAEPARAIMLEAGRQVALIAQALDDTGTLPIALCGGLGEPMRPFLPPELLAAVVPAHGDSAEGALRLIQQQLKE
- the nagA gene encoding N-acetylglucosamine-6-phosphate deacetylase; translation: MNDAIKGNILTPGGWIHGAVTFGTRVADIHGASADPKGNADDYVLPGFIDLHVHGGAGKDVMEGGDAIHKIAAIHARHGTTSLLATTMTAPPEDIDVALAAIGKAVKERGKNEARVLGAHLEGPYINAGKLGAQPNYARAATLAEVQRLETLAPLRVITVAPEIAGHLGLVRELANEGMRVQIGHTLGSYDDGVAALEHGASGFTHLFNAMSGLHHREPGMVGAALAHAQFAELIPDLLHVHPGAIKTALRAIPRLYCVTDSTAATGMPDGEYMLGRHTVHKCMGGVRLPDGTLAGSTLTLDQALRNLVGLGLDLADASARVSTHAADYLGLEDRGRITPGAWSDFVVLDRELKLKAVYIEGERCDLNDA
- a CDS encoding extracellular solute-binding protein; its protein translation is MLILAGALLAAGALAAPVQKIEFWTFSMKPKFTPYFDGIVRSYEAANPGVKVEWVDFPWDIIQTKLVTRIVAGTPPALVNLNVPWADEFARDGLLQPVDALLVPERARYLPSTLQDLTFGGKTYGFPLYSNVAVIAYNRTIFQAAGIPHPPRSLDEQLAFARQIAQRTGKAGLCPALAKIDGLMMQQGLDVIRNGRAVFNSPAHVALIRKLADTYKVGGLLKDSLFAEDNFPAAIDAYKGGRLGMLLAPPTAVGRIALDAKDVYAVTDVAPAPLGPTGIADGGWLIHFGVPAGVDKALLPAVGKFARYLTNDANQLAFAKAASVFPAAARAASDPFFTTVPPGAGAAEKAVAAGAVSMPHSHTLYVAGVTDYDELRRTLVKAVEAGVTGRQDIQQALDQAVAIWNRKLTKQFGQQVPQTHYTPNGLKPGSDPSGLTPVFGSGVSNMMVAP
- a CDS encoding carbohydrate ABC transporter permease, which translates into the protein MKTTLHYLALVAIALLCVFPFWWTLVTALSTEGNVFAFPPTFWPKAPSLANFAEVFRVIPLWDFFRNSVLIAACTVLWKLLFCSMAAYPLARMHFRGRKLVFGLILATLVLPSEVNFLVNFITVTKLSLVDTYTGVILPNVVTAVAILLLKQAFEEVPQDLIDAARVEGASEWTIFTRIMLPLVAPWLATVGILTAVESWNEYIWPSIVMSKPDEFPLSVGVLYLRGTFGSSTRVVAAGTILTILPTLAAFLFAQRFFMRGMDGAVK
- a CDS encoding SIS domain-containing protein, encoding MMLKEALSASECVALQLAHDVERYAELGRKLRSTSFTTALTVARGSSDHASNYIAYLIMARLGRIVASLPMSLVTLHKSPLMTRDTLTIAVSQSGQSPDVVEPIRYFRDGGATTVALVNDIDSPLAQAAEWAMPLRAGKEQSVAATKSFITSLVAGARLVAQWQNDPELQDGLAALPEALHTAGQSDWSAALDVLAPARNIMVVGRGISFPIALESALKFKETSALQAEAFSGAEIKHGPMALIEEGYPLLIFATRGPTQAGLLALADEMRGRGARVLLAAPADVARRDLTLPVAATPDLDPIVAIQAFYVMAAQLSAARGLDPDRPRHLSKVTKTN
- the ugpC gene encoding sn-glycerol-3-phosphate ABC transporter ATP-binding protein UgpC produces the protein MAALSLRKLAKRYGEHAVIHGVDLDIRDGEFVVFVGPSGCGKSTLLRMIAGLEEISGGELHIGGRLANDVPPARRDLAMVFQSYALYPHMTVYDNMAFALQLAGQKKDAIRAAVQQAADVLQIGHLLARRPKELSGGQRQRVAIGRAIVRQPGLFLFDEPLSNLDASLRVQMRMELARLHAQLKTTMIYVTHDQVEAMTLGERIVVFNGGRIEQVGTPRQLYNEPANLFVAGFLGTPKMNRIDASVAAAADTLTVRLADGAQLATGIHADAAAPGALVTIGIRPEHVRVAGADAGNRLEGVVSHVEYLGDQLLVHATAPGATAPIALRHAADGPVPRPGDAIALHLPPGAVHVFDAEGRALKQGVTKLSI
- a CDS encoding GntR family transcriptional regulator; its protein translation is MLAQLRDFRPDASSDTPLYMQLANKLSDGIASGDWRANEALPSERVLSEMLQISRVTARKAIDMLCDRGMLTRRRGSGTYITPKLEQPLSRLTSFSEELRQRGFTAGSRWLQREIGIAAPLELLSLGLSPNMPVARLKRLRTADDVVMAIETSTIPAAYMPNPHNVTDSLYGYLEANGTVPMRALQHIRAINANIEQARLANIAPGTAMLHITRVSYLDSGAAVELTHSWCRSDYYEFVAESRR
- a CDS encoding sugar ABC transporter permease gives rise to the protein MTSRTTLTAWLFLAPALVLLAVFSFWPVGFGSYLAFTDYSLIRPTHWVGLDNFRYIFGNEMFVMGLVNSVLFLLMVPCVQVGALALAVLVNNQLPGIRLFRAAFYVPVVTTVSVVGIMWGFMFHEQGTLNYVLLLMRAVDAPVGWLSHDGIALFAIMFVTMWRGLGWYMVMYLAALQAVPADMQEAAVLDGANRWQRFWKITVPMLRPTIAVCTILSVLAALKAYQEVDVLTQGGPMNSTFTALYYAYDQGLKHLKLPRALAASFVVSLLCIGVALCCLRWLKPKHR